In Candidatus Mycalebacterium zealandia, one DNA window encodes the following:
- a CDS encoding FolB domain-containing protein: MTLIKIENLRVRTVVGIFEWEKKILQEVIINTEMEIDCPDLLAIGDDISGTVDYKKLNKKIINFVEGGKFSLVETIAGGIAKLALAEDKVLKVSVKVDKPGALRFADSVSLTHTASREKTEN; the protein is encoded by the coding sequence TTGACCTTAATTAAAATCGAAAATCTGCGTGTCAGAACTGTTGTTGGTATTTTTGAGTGGGAAAAAAAGATATTGCAGGAAGTTATAATCAACACAGAGATGGAGATTGACTGTCCCGATCTTTTGGCTATCGGGGACGATATTTCGGGCACCGTGGATTACAAAAAACTGAATAAAAAAATCATCAATTTTGTAGAAGGCGGGAAGTTTTCGCTTGTGGAGACAATCGCGGGCGGAATAGCAAAACTTGCCCTTGCCGAAGACAAGGTTCTTAAAGTTTCTGTCAAGGTTGACAAGCCCGGAGCGCTCCGCTTTGCCGATTCGGTTTCCCTAACGCACACGGCTTCAAGAGAGAAAACGGAGAATTGA
- a CDS encoding M3 family oligoendopeptidase — MKNAKNYKAKGVKWDLSDLFCGPNDPRISKSARRCLRRADDFEKKYKNAVSGGKLSAARLSEMLKELAAISESAAKIYCYAQLFHSSNTDDPAAGALLQYAREQYADIHGYLLFFDIEWVKTPEKKAQALMADSKLSPYRHFLKTKRVYKSHILSGKEEKIIMEKSVTGSSAFKRLFDELLADMRFEVKAGGKTEKLNETQILSLLYNPDRKVRQSAARALTKGLGENSKTLSFIFNTLVADHWLDDRMRAYENPMSSRNLSNEVDGKLVESLLEACEEGYGIVSRYYRFKKKILGLKTFADYDRYAPVASVRGKIGYGEARKIILRSLKRFSPEMERVARTFFTNNWIDAECRTGKYGGAFSHSTVPSVHPYILMNYQGTPRDVMTLAHELGHGIHQFLSRKNGYFHCNATLITSETASVFSEMLVFQELKRECSEKDRLALLCGKLEESFATIFRQTVMTRFEQSFHSARREEGELTPERVSGLWMDANRAMFGNSVTLTPDYGLWWMYIPHFIHSPFYCYSYSFGEILVLSLYEEYTRRGNDFVSGYMDLLSSGGNDSPEALIRKTGVDINTPGFWRKGVGFLEELLEEALSLA; from the coding sequence TTGAAAAACGCGAAAAACTACAAAGCCAAAGGCGTGAAATGGGATTTGTCCGACCTCTTTTGCGGACCGAACGACCCGCGCATAAGCAAGTCCGCCCGGAGGTGCTTGCGCCGAGCCGATGATTTTGAGAAGAAATACAAAAACGCCGTTTCGGGCGGGAAACTGTCCGCCGCACGGCTTTCTGAAATGCTCAAAGAGTTGGCGGCAATAAGCGAATCCGCCGCAAAGATTTACTGCTACGCTCAGCTGTTTCATTCATCAAACACAGACGACCCGGCTGCGGGCGCGCTTCTGCAATACGCGCGAGAGCAGTATGCCGATATCCACGGATACCTGCTTTTCTTTGATATTGAGTGGGTGAAAACTCCCGAAAAAAAGGCGCAAGCGCTTATGGCGGACTCAAAACTCTCGCCTTACCGGCATTTTCTTAAAACAAAACGCGTCTACAAATCCCATATCCTCAGCGGAAAAGAGGAAAAAATTATTATGGAGAAATCCGTTACGGGCTCATCGGCGTTCAAGCGACTTTTTGACGAACTCCTCGCCGACATGCGTTTTGAGGTCAAAGCGGGCGGAAAAACCGAAAAACTCAACGAAACCCAAATCCTTTCGTTGCTCTACAATCCCGACAGAAAAGTAAGGCAATCTGCCGCGCGCGCTTTGACAAAAGGGCTCGGTGAAAATTCAAAAACCCTCTCTTTTATCTTTAACACGCTCGTCGCTGACCACTGGCTGGATGACAGAATGCGCGCCTATGAAAACCCCATGTCGTCTCGAAACTTGAGCAATGAGGTTGACGGCAAACTTGTTGAAAGTTTGCTTGAAGCGTGCGAAGAGGGCTACGGGATTGTGAGTCGTTATTACCGCTTCAAGAAAAAAATTCTCGGTCTGAAAACCTTTGCCGACTATGACAGATATGCTCCGGTCGCATCCGTGCGAGGGAAAATCGGATACGGCGAAGCGAGGAAAATTATTCTGCGCTCCCTCAAAAGATTTTCCCCCGAAATGGAGCGCGTGGCGCGGACTTTTTTTACAAACAACTGGATAGACGCCGAGTGCCGCACCGGCAAATACGGCGGCGCGTTCAGCCACTCAACCGTTCCGTCCGTGCATCCGTATATTCTGATGAACTATCAGGGAACCCCGCGCGATGTAATGACACTCGCGCATGAACTCGGACACGGAATACACCAGTTTCTTTCGCGAAAAAATGGATACTTCCACTGCAATGCGACGCTCATAACTTCTGAAACCGCAAGCGTTTTTTCAGAGATGCTGGTTTTTCAGGAACTCAAGCGCGAATGTTCTGAAAAAGACCGCCTCGCTCTTTTATGCGGAAAACTTGAAGAGTCTTTCGCGACCATTTTTCGCCAGACCGTTATGACGCGGTTTGAACAGTCTTTTCACTCGGCGCGGCGCGAAGAGGGCGAACTCACGCCTGAACGCGTGAGTGGGCTGTGGATGGACGCAAACCGTGCGATGTTCGGCAATTCCGTCACGCTTACGCCAGATTATGGATTGTGGTGGATGTATATTCCTCACTTCATACACTCGCCTTTTTACTGTTACTCGTATTCATTCGGAGAGATTCTTGTTCTGTCTCTTTACGAGGAATACACGCGGCGCGGAAATGATTTTGTTTCGGGTTATATGGATCTTCTGTCTTCAGGCGGAAACGACAGTCCCGAAGCGCTGATTCGCAAAACCGGAGTTGACATAAACACGCCGGGTTTCTGGCGCAAAGGGGTGGGGTTTCTTGAAGAATTGCTTGAAGAAGCCCTTTCCCTCGCCTGA
- a CDS encoding cytochrome c maturation protein CcmE: protein MLSPGIKIAVLVLTVLLSTAYLIYDGVTDTMVYYLTVPELKRSAEEGERYRVSGPVEKRSIVKKRDGEVSFSISGGSDSLEVSYRGEVPDTFTEGVEAVVEGIYRGSESFEADLLLAKCPTKYESADGLYPESDKFR from the coding sequence ATGTTATCCCCCGGAATTAAAATTGCCGTTCTTGTATTGACGGTTTTGCTTTCAACCGCCTACCTCATCTATGACGGCGTTACCGACACAATGGTCTACTATCTGACCGTTCCCGAACTCAAACGGAGCGCGGAAGAGGGCGAAAGATACAGAGTTTCGGGTCCCGTTGAGAAAAGAAGCATAGTCAAAAAGCGGGACGGAGAGGTGAGTTTTTCCATAAGCGGCGGTTCAGACAGTCTTGAAGTTTCATACCGGGGCGAAGTTCCCGATACTTTCACCGAAGGTGTTGAAGCTGTTGTTGAGGGGATTTATCGTGGCTCCGAAAGTTTTGAAGCCGACCTTCTTCTGGCAAAGTGTCCCACAAAATATGAATCGGCGGACGGTTTATATCCGGAGAGTGACAAATTCAGATGA
- a CDS encoding heme lyase CcmF/NrfE family subunit: protein MNLPELGSSAVIFCFLLSVYCAVCSFAGGALRARALVKSAENGVVAGFVLLCAAVALLLTELVSLNFELKYVAMNTSSDLPVIYRFTSLWAGQAGSLMLWCLVLGAYAAVFVLRSGAPEPLKTNVTGVISCVSAFFLFLIAFVENPFETLPFSPQEGRGLNPILQNPYMAIHPVALYIGYVGITVPYALGMGALLCGRMDDAWVNLSRKWTLFSWGALSLGLLLGARWAYLELGWGGYWAWDPVENAAFMPWLSGTAFLHSIMVQKRRNMFMKWNIWLLAITFFLSIFGTFITRSGLVSSVHSFAVSDIGPLFTAFLLFIIVFSSALFFLRRDGFERESGFDSALSRESAFVFNNVLFLAAAFVVFFGTVFPILSEAVTGDRILVGAPYFNRLNVPIGLLLITLMGIGPLLPWRKTPLRAFLRAFAVPLICTAATLAALLLYGMSEITALAAFSLCVFSAASAVRGIYKGAKTAGAVGGYIVHIGVALIVAGITASSVFATKSEALLAPGQSFSVGGYELKYNSINRGSTPAKKVVSTHIEVLKNGAPAGFLVAEKNLYLYEGNREINRETEVGLISTWKDDLYVVLVEAHADDSVLMVAVLNPMVSWIWAGGVVALFGAALSFLRARRGRA, encoded by the coding sequence ATGAACCTTCCCGAGCTGGGCTCGTCCGCGGTCATTTTCTGTTTTCTGCTTTCCGTTTACTGCGCCGTCTGTTCATTCGCCGGAGGCGCTTTGCGCGCCCGCGCTCTGGTAAAAAGCGCGGAAAACGGCGTGGTCGCCGGTTTTGTTCTGCTTTGCGCGGCGGTCGCGCTTCTGCTCACCGAACTTGTTTCGCTTAACTTTGAACTGAAATACGTGGCTATGAACACGAGTTCAGACCTGCCCGTTATTTATCGCTTTACCTCTTTGTGGGCGGGGCAGGCGGGGTCGTTGATGCTTTGGTGTCTTGTGCTTGGGGCGTATGCCGCCGTGTTTGTTCTGCGTTCAGGCGCGCCCGAGCCGCTCAAGACCAATGTTACGGGAGTTATTTCGTGCGTGTCCGCGTTTTTTCTTTTTCTAATTGCGTTTGTTGAAAATCCGTTTGAAACGCTTCCATTTTCTCCGCAAGAGGGCAGGGGGCTCAACCCCATTCTCCAAAATCCCTATATGGCGATCCATCCGGTTGCGCTGTATATCGGGTATGTGGGCATAACCGTTCCATACGCTTTGGGCATGGGCGCATTGCTTTGCGGCAGAATGGATGACGCGTGGGTCAACCTGTCGCGCAAGTGGACACTTTTTTCATGGGGAGCGCTCAGCCTTGGTTTGTTGCTCGGAGCGCGGTGGGCTTATCTGGAACTCGGCTGGGGCGGCTACTGGGCGTGGGACCCCGTTGAAAACGCGGCGTTTATGCCTTGGCTTTCGGGAACGGCTTTTCTGCATTCCATAATGGTTCAAAAAAGAAGAAATATGTTTATGAAATGGAACATCTGGCTTCTTGCAATCACTTTTTTCCTCTCAATTTTCGGCACTTTCATAACCCGCAGCGGGCTTGTTTCTTCCGTTCACTCGTTCGCCGTTTCAGACATAGGTCCTTTGTTCACGGCTTTTCTGCTTTTCATAATAGTTTTTTCATCCGCGCTGTTTTTCCTGCGCAGAGACGGCTTTGAGCGCGAAAGCGGATTTGATTCTGCGCTTTCGCGTGAGAGCGCGTTTGTATTCAACAATGTGCTTTTTCTCGCGGCGGCTTTCGTGGTTTTTTTCGGAACGGTTTTCCCCATTCTCTCCGAAGCCGTAACCGGAGACCGCATACTTGTGGGCGCTCCGTATTTCAACCGGCTTAACGTTCCCATAGGGCTTTTGCTTATAACGCTGATGGGAATAGGTCCGCTTCTGCCGTGGCGTAAAACCCCTCTGCGCGCTTTTCTGCGTGCGTTTGCAGTTCCGCTCATTTGCACGGCGGCAACTCTTGCGGCTCTTCTGCTTTACGGAATGAGCGAAATCACAGCGCTCGCCGCGTTTTCACTCTGCGTTTTTTCGGCGGCATCCGCCGTGCGCGGCATATACAAAGGCGCTAAAACAGCCGGGGCGGTCGGCGGCTACATCGTGCACATAGGGGTCGCGCTCATAGTCGCGGGCATTACGGCGTCTTCGGTGTTTGCTACAAAAAGCGAGGCTCTTCTCGCTCCCGGACAGAGTTTCTCGGTCGGCGGCTACGAGTTGAAATACAACTCAATCAATCGCGGTTCCACTCCCGCCAAAAAGGTTGTTTCCACGCACATTGAGGTTCTAAAAAACGGCGCACCGGCGGGTTTTCTGGTTGCTGAAAAAAACCTGTATCTATACGAGGGCAACAGGGAAATTAACCGCGAAACCGAAGTGGGTTTAATCTCAACATGGAAAGACGACTTGTATGTCGTTCTCGTGGAAGCGCACGCGGACGATTCTGTTTTGATGGTCGCGGTTTTGAACCCGATGGTGTCATGGATTTGGGCGGGCGGTGTTGTCGCTTTGTTTGGCGCGGCGTTGTCATTTTTGCGCGCGCGGCGGGGGAGGGCTTGA
- a CDS encoding c-type cytochrome — translation MRFVILAVFFAAPFLFPGDCAANEGEALFVERDCVRCHTIGRGRFAGPDLKGVFDRYSKDEVVLWITDSSAVYEARGGAPVNEGYPPMPPTNVSEREAEKIADYLFSLHDVASDAPDGGALFGKVVNKTTGKPAADVKVLLSSFIAERLISERSETSGAQGVFRFEGLSWSASHKISIQKDGVLYETDKMVFAPRQSEIKTTLPIYETITDDRAIGLELAHMIVEPFEGGIRVAEFVEFANRGKTAVVADNDDKNSATLRFGVPEGTENLNFIHGADSSSVSARTGAFVLPVLPGLKKIVFSYLVPFQNSGKTVFTKTLEYKTSSFVAISSDLQGVEVAGLGEAKHVSGEDGRVFLRWESKRIAKGAKIKISVKSPSPDKPAWLLPVMVFALVLAFAVLFRRARQTN, via the coding sequence ATGAGGTTTGTCATTCTTGCCGTGTTTTTTGCCGCGCCATTTCTTTTTCCCGGCGACTGCGCGGCAAACGAGGGCGAGGCGCTTTTTGTTGAGCGCGACTGTGTTCGTTGTCACACAATCGGGCGCGGGCGGTTCGCCGGTCCCGACCTTAAAGGCGTTTTTGACAGATATTCAAAAGATGAAGTTGTTCTCTGGATAACAGATTCTTCCGCCGTTTACGAAGCGCGCGGCGGCGCTCCTGTGAATGAGGGCTATCCGCCAATGCCGCCGACCAACGTGAGCGAGCGCGAAGCGGAAAAAATCGCGGACTATCTGTTTTCTCTGCACGATGTTGCTTCTGATGCGCCTGATGGCGGCGCGCTTTTCGGGAAAGTTGTGAACAAAACCACCGGAAAACCGGCGGCGGATGTAAAGGTTTTACTCTCCTCATTCATCGCCGAGAGACTGATTTCAGAACGCTCCGAAACCAGTGGCGCGCAAGGCGTTTTTCGTTTTGAAGGGCTTTCGTGGAGCGCGTCTCACAAAATCTCAATCCAAAAAGACGGTGTTTTATACGAAACGGACAAAATGGTTTTCGCTCCGCGCCAAAGTGAGATTAAAACCACTTTGCCGATATACGAAACCATAACGGACGACCGCGCGATAGGGCTTGAACTCGCGCACATGATAGTTGAGCCATTTGAGGGCGGAATCCGGGTTGCCGAATTTGTTGAGTTCGCGAACAGGGGTAAAACCGCCGTTGTCGCGGACAATGACGACAAAAACTCCGCCACTCTGCGTTTCGGCGTTCCCGAAGGCACTGAAAATCTGAATTTTATTCACGGCGCGGATTCTTCAAGTGTTTCGGCGCGAACCGGCGCTTTTGTTCTGCCCGTTCTTCCGGGTCTGAAAAAGATTGTGTTTTCTTACTTAGTGCCGTTTCAAAACAGCGGAAAAACCGTGTTCACAAAAACGCTTGAATACAAAACTTCATCGTTTGTTGCGATTTCGTCTGACCTGCAAGGCGTTGAGGTTGCGGGGCTTGGAGAAGCAAAGCACGTAAGCGGCGAAGACGGCAGGGTTTTTCTCAGATGGGAATCAAAAAGAATTGCCAAGGGCGCAAAGATTAAAATCTCAGTCAAATCCCCTTCGCCTGACAAACCCGCCTGGCTTCTGCCCGTTATGGTGTTCGCGCTTGTTTTGGCGTTTGCGGTTTTATTTCGCAGAGCTCGTCAAACTAATTGA
- the cobA gene encoding uroporphyrinogen-III C-methyltransferase, protein MKKGKAIKNRPAVYLVGAGPGDPGLITVKGMETLACADVVIYDALANNSLLEFAPHGAEMIFAGKKKGMKTLEQKEINRLMINKAQCGKTVVRLKGGDPFVFGRGGEETEALLSAGIVIEVIPGVSSVYSVPAYSGVPLTHRDFNSSFAVVTGHEKPDKKSRLNWKNLAGMETVVFLMSLNNIEEITKKLIQNKKPRKTPVMVTSRGTTGKQKTVVGTLENISAKIRGEGADFAPAVVIAGGAIGMRKKLNWFETKPLFGKKIVVTRPAGQSADFVKLLQQRGAEVISFPCIEIVPPRSWNNADRIIKNLSSCDFLAFTSVNGVERFFERMKKKALDSRALAGIQTVAIGSKTAEALNGFGIEADIIPKKYTAEGVLAEMKKRGIRGKTFFIPRAEKARDALPAGLKKMGAKVQTAPCYRTRIPKHEPAEIKAVGREMFDGAVDMVVFTSSSSATNFLAIFKNAKEILSKSSIGCIGPITAKTVEDAGFKPSVVAKKHTAEGLADAMSVFFEK, encoded by the coding sequence ATGAAAAAAGGAAAAGCGATAAAAAACAGACCGGCGGTTTATCTGGTCGGCGCGGGACCCGGAGACCCGGGTCTCATAACCGTCAAGGGAATGGAAACTCTTGCGTGCGCCGATGTGGTCATTTACGACGCGCTGGCAAACAATTCTTTGCTGGAATTCGCCCCGCACGGCGCGGAGATGATTTTCGCGGGCAAAAAAAAGGGGATGAAAACTCTTGAACAAAAAGAAATTAACCGCTTGATGATAAACAAGGCGCAATGTGGCAAAACGGTTGTGCGCCTCAAAGGCGGAGACCCTTTTGTGTTCGGAAGAGGCGGCGAAGAAACCGAAGCACTGTTGTCCGCCGGCATTGTGATTGAGGTTATTCCGGGTGTGAGTTCAGTTTATTCCGTTCCGGCTTACTCAGGCGTGCCGCTCACCCACAGAGACTTCAATTCGTCTTTCGCTGTCGTAACGGGACATGAGAAGCCCGACAAAAAATCGCGCCTGAACTGGAAAAATCTCGCCGGAATGGAAACCGTTGTTTTCCTTATGTCTCTGAACAACATTGAGGAGATAACAAAAAAACTCATACAAAATAAAAAACCGCGAAAAACCCCCGTTATGGTTACCTCGCGCGGAACAACGGGAAAACAGAAAACCGTTGTCGGCACGCTTGAAAACATAAGCGCGAAAATCCGCGGCGAAGGGGCTGATTTCGCTCCGGCGGTCGTGATAGCGGGAGGTGCGATTGGAATGAGGAAAAAATTGAACTGGTTTGAAACAAAGCCGCTTTTCGGCAAAAAAATTGTCGTTACCCGTCCGGCGGGTCAATCGGCGGATTTTGTAAAACTTTTGCAACAGCGCGGCGCGGAAGTCATCTCGTTTCCCTGCATTGAGATTGTTCCGCCGCGTTCATGGAACAATGCCGACCGGATTATTAAAAATCTTTCCTCGTGCGATTTTCTCGCGTTCACAAGCGTAAACGGTGTTGAAAGGTTTTTTGAGAGAATGAAAAAGAAGGCGCTTGATTCAAGGGCGCTCGCGGGAATTCAAACCGTGGCAATAGGAAGCAAAACCGCCGAAGCCCTGAACGGCTTTGGAATAGAAGCGGACATAATTCCGAAAAAATACACCGCCGAGGGAGTGCTCGCGGAGATGAAAAAGCGCGGAATTCGCGGAAAAACCTTTTTTATTCCAAGAGCTGAAAAAGCCAGAGACGCGCTTCCGGCGGGCTTGAAGAAAATGGGCGCGAAGGTTCAAACCGCGCCATGCTACCGCACGCGAATTCCGAAACATGAACCCGCCGAAATTAAAGCGGTCGGGCGCGAAATGTTTGACGGCGCGGTGGACATGGTTGTTTTTACAAGTTCGTCATCGGCGACAAACTTCCTCGCCATTTTCAAAAACGCGAAAGAGATTTTGAGTAAATCCTCAATCGGCTGTATCGGTCCCATCACGGCAAAAACTGTTGAAGATGCGGGCTTCAAACCGTCCGTTGTCGCGAAAAAGCACACCGCCGAAGGTCTGGCCGACGCAATGAGCGTGTTTTTTGAGAAGTAA
- the uvrB gene encoding excinuclease ABC subunit UvrB: MSGFKLHSEFTPAGGQPEAIEQIVSRLEDGISDQVLLGVTGSGKTFTIANAIARANRPALILAHNKILAAQLYGEFRELFPDNAVHYFISYYDYYQPEAYIPHSNTYIEKDVAINDHIDKMRHAATTALFERRDIVVVASVSAIYGIGAPEDYYGMMNFIEVGARTERDVFLSKLADIQYKRSNDALERGAFRVRGDVVEVMPSHGDNEVVRVEFFGDEVDSVNVIDHETGSVVRAIEKASFYPASHYVAPRDKMLAAVDAIKSELDERVEYFGARSMSDERDRIAERTRRDIEFLETMGFCPGIENYSRHLAGRNEGEPPFTLLDYFPDDFICVIDESHQTVPQIRGMHAGDRSRKKTLVEHGFRLPSAIDNRPLNFEEFTEKKGQTIYVSATPAEYEIEKSLGQVAEQMIRPTGLADPDVEVRPARGQVDDLLGEIRKVANAGERVLISTLTKKMAEDLTDYYRDAGVRVRYMHSEIETLERVRIIHDLRSGEFDALVGINLLREGLDIPEVALFAVLDADREGYLRSETSLIQMFGRAARNIKGRVIMYGDEVTGSMKAAMNETERRREIQTQYNKDNGITPSAIRKNLQGAMGLVCEADYVDASAEAVLSGEIAPEEIPGTIKSLTRKMKKSAKDLEFEKAASLKKRIKKLKDMEAEYIAGMKNHR; the protein is encoded by the coding sequence TTGAGCGGCTTCAAACTTCACAGTGAATTCACACCCGCCGGCGGGCAGCCCGAAGCGATAGAACAGATTGTTTCGCGACTTGAAGACGGTATTTCAGATCAGGTTCTGCTCGGTGTAACCGGTAGCGGGAAAACCTTCACAATCGCCAACGCCATCGCGCGCGCGAACCGCCCCGCGCTTATTCTCGCGCATAATAAAATCCTCGCGGCTCAACTCTACGGCGAGTTCCGTGAGCTGTTTCCCGACAACGCCGTTCACTACTTCATCAGTTATTACGACTACTATCAGCCCGAAGCGTATATTCCTCACAGCAACACATACATTGAGAAAGATGTCGCGATTAATGATCACATAGACAAAATGCGCCACGCGGCAACCACCGCGCTTTTTGAGCGGCGCGACATTGTTGTTGTGGCGAGCGTGAGCGCGATTTACGGCATTGGCGCGCCGGAGGACTACTATGGAATGATGAATTTTATTGAGGTTGGCGCGAGAACGGAAAGGGACGTTTTTCTGTCAAAACTCGCCGATATTCAATACAAGCGGAGCAATGACGCTCTTGAAAGGGGCGCCTTCAGGGTTCGCGGCGATGTTGTTGAAGTTATGCCTTCGCACGGCGATAACGAAGTGGTGAGAGTTGAGTTTTTCGGTGATGAGGTTGATTCCGTGAACGTGATTGACCATGAAACGGGCTCGGTTGTACGAGCGATTGAGAAAGCGTCTTTTTATCCGGCGTCTCACTATGTCGCGCCCAGAGACAAAATGCTTGCCGCCGTGGACGCAATTAAGTCGGAGTTGGACGAAAGGGTTGAATACTTCGGGGCGCGCTCAATGTCTGATGAGAGAGACAGAATAGCCGAGCGCACACGCAGAGATATTGAGTTTCTTGAAACTATGGGCTTCTGCCCCGGAATAGAAAACTATTCGCGCCACCTCGCGGGCAGAAACGAAGGCGAGCCGCCGTTCACACTACTTGATTATTTTCCGGATGATTTCATCTGCGTGATAGACGAAAGCCACCAAACCGTTCCACAGATTCGCGGCATGCATGCGGGAGACAGAAGCCGCAAAAAAACGCTTGTTGAACATGGCTTCCGGCTTCCGTCCGCGATTGACAACCGTCCGCTCAATTTTGAGGAGTTCACGGAGAAGAAAGGGCAGACAATTTATGTTTCGGCGACTCCGGCGGAGTATGAAATTGAAAAATCGCTTGGGCAGGTGGCGGAACAGATGATCCGTCCCACGGGGCTTGCCGACCCGGATGTGGAGGTCAGGCCCGCGCGCGGACAGGTTGACGATTTGCTCGGCGAAATCCGTAAAGTCGCAAACGCGGGTGAGCGGGTTCTTATTTCCACACTCACAAAGAAAATGGCTGAGGATTTAACCGATTATTACAGAGACGCGGGCGTGCGGGTGCGCTATATGCATTCGGAAATTGAGACTCTTGAGCGGGTTCGCATAATTCACGATTTGCGCTCCGGTGAGTTTGACGCGCTTGTGGGAATCAACCTTCTGCGCGAGGGGCTGGACATTCCCGAAGTCGCTCTGTTCGCTGTGCTTGATGCGGACAGGGAGGGGTATTTGCGCAGTGAAACATCTTTGATTCAGATGTTCGGCAGAGCCGCGAGGAACATAAAAGGCAGAGTAATAATGTACGGCGATGAGGTAACGGGCTCAATGAAAGCGGCGATGAACGAAACTGAACGGCGCAGAGAAATCCAGACTCAATACAATAAAGATAACGGCATAACGCCATCCGCGATAAGAAAAAACCTTCAAGGCGCGATGGGGCTTGTATGTGAGGCGGACTATGTTGACGCTTCGGCCGAAGCGGTTTTGTCCGGTGAAATCGCGCCGGAAGAGATTCCGGGCACGATTAAGTCGCTCACCCGAAAGATGAAAAAAAGCGCGAAAGACCTAGAGTTTGAGAAGGCGGCATCTTTAAAAAAACGCATCAAAAAACTCAAAGATATGGAAGCGGAATATATCGCCGGAATGAAAAACCACCGCTGA
- a CDS encoding ribosome maturation factor — translation MQNRIETRADADRGGTAARLSKVVERVIAPSPLELVDLRLAGGGKVSVFVDKPGGVNIAECADLSREIGVLIDIEEIMQSPYTLEVSSPGVERPLTKPTDYDRFSGRRAKVRTKDALEGRRVFTGRIEGIESGFVKLLDEESDGEVFSIPFDGIEKANLKREL, via the coding sequence ATGCAAAACCGTATTGAAACACGGGCGGATGCTGACAGGGGCGGAACAGCCGCCAGACTATCTAAAGTCGTTGAGAGGGTTATTGCGCCGAGTCCACTGGAACTTGTGGATTTGCGCCTTGCCGGAGGCGGAAAGGTGTCTGTTTTTGTTGATAAACCGGGCGGGGTCAACATCGCTGAATGCGCTGACCTCAGCAGAGAGATAGGTGTTTTGATAGATATTGAGGAGATTATGCAATCTCCGTACACCCTTGAAGTGTCATCTCCGGGGGTGGAGAGACCGCTTACAAAACCCACTGACTACGACAGATTCAGCGGCAGAAGGGCAAAGGTCAGAACGAAAGACGCCCTTGAAGGACGCAGGGTTTTTACGGGGCGTATAGAAGGAATTGAGAGCGGTTTTGTAAAACTGCTCGACGAGGAGTCGGACGGAGAAGTTTTTTCAATACCTTTTGACGGCATTGAAAAGGCAAATCTGAAACGGGAGTTGTAA